One part of the Dioscorea cayenensis subsp. rotundata cultivar TDr96_F1 chromosome 2, TDr96_F1_v2_PseudoChromosome.rev07_lg8_w22 25.fasta, whole genome shotgun sequence genome encodes these proteins:
- the LOC120274329 gene encoding receptor-like protein EIX2, protein MNQLESLDLSSNNFSGIIPPSISALNFLSRLNLSHNKLSGEIPSGNQLRTLDASGFFYNDGLCGYPLSNCIDVTPSQGSFHGGNQDERGDWFDDLWLYIGLASGFIVGFWMFIVFIMIKKSRRISYFRSVDKETEINTYKEELRPEGTTDAVTGTKRFDSNVGI, encoded by the exons ATGAATCAGCTAGAGTCACTGGATCTATCAAGCAATAACTTTTCTGGTATCATCCCTCCGAGCATATCCGCTCTGAATTTTCTCAGTCGACTGAACTTGTCACACAACAAGTTGTCTGGGGAAATTCCATCAGGCAATCAACTTCGTACTTTAGATGCATCGGGTTTCTTTTATAACGACGGTCTTTGTGGATATCCTCTAAGTAATTGCATTGATGTGACACCTTCTCAGGGCTCTTTCCATGGAGGAAATCAAGATGAACGTGGAGATTGGTTTGATGACTTATGGCTTTATATAGGCCTTGCATCAGGATTCATTGTTGGCTTCTGGATGTTCATTGTGTTCATCATGAtcaaaaaatcaagaagaatttCTTATTTCCGATCTGTAGACAAG GAGACTGAAATCAATACTTACAAGGAAGAACTAAGGCCAG AGGGTACAACAGATGCTGTAACAGGAACTAAGAGGTTTGATTCTAATGTAGGCATTTAA
- the LOC120278386 gene encoding probable LRR receptor-like serine/threonine-protein kinase At1g63430 has protein sequence MMNGHEISVFSLIISENQWTTYFELQFQNEVADFARLNNENTVMLLAHCRESEPLSRMLLLEYTSNGTLYEPLHCYGASEKTREYEPNSRPSIEKCQA, from the exons ATGATGAATGGGCACGAAATTTCTGTTTTCTCACTTATTATTTCAGAAAATCAATGGACAACCTACTTCGAGCTTCAGTTTCAGAATGAG GTTGCAGATTTTGCAAGGTTAAATAATGAGAACACTGTCATGTTGTTGGCGCATTGCAGAGAAAGCGAACCATTATCAAGGATGCTTCTTTTAGAATACACATCAAATGGAACACTATATGAGCCTCTTCATT GCTATGGAGCATCTGAAAAAACCCGAGAATATGAGCCAAATAGTAGACCCTCAATTGAAAAATGTCAAGCCTGA